One segment of Candidatus Eisenbacteria bacterium DNA contains the following:
- a CDS encoding septum formation initiator family protein, with the protein MTPRRSPERLCFLRIDLRATFARRRFLRLAAVLIGLWVAYTFLLSEHSLIRTVRLKRENGRLQAAIERTRAETDSLRTLSDRIREDPEAIERIAREQFHLQREGERTYVFLPLDEAEREGILREAERSEADHASDLEEEEGGKEVAPTP; encoded by the coding sequence ATGACGCCCAGGCGCTCTCCGGAGCGGCTCTGCTTCCTCCGCATCGATCTGCGGGCGACCTTCGCCCGCCGCCGGTTCCTCCGTCTCGCGGCCGTGTTGATCGGCCTCTGGGTGGCGTACACCTTCCTCCTCTCGGAGCACAGCCTGATCCGGACGGTGCGGCTCAAGAGAGAGAACGGCCGGCTCCAGGCGGCGATCGAGCGGACCCGCGCCGAGACGGACAGCCTGCGCACCCTCTCGGACCGGATCCGCGAAGATCCGGAGGCGATCGAGAGGATCGCCCGGGAGCAATTCCACCTGCAACGGGAAGGGGAGCGGACCTACGTCTTTCTCCCTCTCGACGAGGCGGAGCGGGAGGGCATCCTCCGGGAGGCGGAGCGTTCCGAGGCCGATCACGCATCGGATCTCGAAGAGGAGGAAGGGGGAAAAGAAGTTGCCCCGACCCCTTGA